One genomic region from Clostridium saccharobutylicum DSM 13864 encodes:
- the purR gene encoding pur operon repressor, translating to MEKFTRNKRVVIITKILLESPNKIIGLNKFSELLNAAKSTISEDIVVVREVLERLSMGKIETIAGVAGGIKYIPSIGYDKKKEFSLELCNLLEDGGRVIPGNIIYMTDLMYNPEIISKAGVMLSSCFQGKDIDYVITVETKGIPLAYEVARNLGVQLVIARRDSQVTEGPTVTINYVSGSNGRLQQMSLSKKSMKNCSKCIFIDDFMKGGGTAVGIKDLLKEFDSELVGIGVLVDNKQSEKKLIDEYVSIVELKEVDESSIVGIQPSKIFS from the coding sequence ATGGAAAAGTTTACGAGAAATAAACGAGTAGTGATTATAACTAAGATACTATTGGAAAGTCCAAATAAGATAATAGGATTAAATAAATTTTCAGAATTATTAAATGCAGCTAAATCTACTATAAGCGAAGATATAGTAGTTGTTAGAGAAGTTTTAGAAAGACTTAGTATGGGAAAAATAGAAACTATAGCAGGGGTAGCTGGTGGTATTAAGTACATTCCTTCAATTGGATATGATAAGAAAAAAGAATTTTCATTAGAATTATGTAATTTATTAGAAGATGGGGGAAGAGTAATACCAGGAAATATAATATATATGACAGACTTAATGTATAATCCAGAAATAATAAGTAAGGCAGGGGTTATGCTTTCATCTTGTTTCCAAGGAAAAGATATAGATTATGTAATAACAGTTGAAACTAAGGGAATTCCCCTTGCTTATGAAGTAGCTAGAAATTTAGGAGTACAATTGGTCATTGCAAGAAGAGATAGCCAAGTTACGGAAGGACCAACAGTTACTATAAATTATGTTTCAGGAAGTAATGGAAGATTGCAACAAATGTCATTGTCTAAGAAATCAATGAAAAATTGCAGTAAATGTATATTTATTGACGATTTTATGAAGGGCGGAGGAACTGCAGTTGGAATCAAAGATTTATTAAAGGAATTTGATAGTGAATTAGTTGGAATTGGAGTATTGGTTGATAATAAACAAAGCGAAAAGAAATTAATTGATGAATATGTTTCAATTGTAGAATTAAAAGAAGTAGATGAATCATCAATTGTAGGAATACAACCTTCAAAAATATTTTCTTAA